The genomic stretch CTACCGCAAAGGCTGAAATAAATGGTAAGTTTAAATGGACTgtttaaatgtaagataaaaaaaacttactgtgTAAACAGGAAAGAACAACTTTTTACAAGTGTTTCTAAACAAGCTTTTTTattgacattaaaaaaaaattatacatttttatcgtataaattttataaatacatACATATAACAAGAGCTTGCCAGTTAAAATGAGAGTATTAAAGTATCTTATATTTCCATTGGAATAATTCACAGCAAATCCAACGTGTTGTCTATCTACAGAAGGTCTTGTTGTGTAATGTTATTTTTAAGtcaaatttacaaattttataatttttttcactaagaatatcgctaaacaaaTACAGTATACTCTCGATAAGTGGGACACTCAAGGGACCGAACAAAAGTGTAAAACTTAGAATTATCCAAATTTCTCTGTAAGTACGGTTTTCATACAAAGGCTTAATTTGTCCTAGTTATCGAGAGATGTTTTGTAAAACTTAGCGAACAAGAGGACTTTGAGGCTAAATTCATAAATAAGGAATGTTGATAATTGCATTTACTTTTCTATTCCATTCAATATAACATAAGATTACACTACATTAAACGGAAAAAAATTCTGTCTATTTGCTTTGCCTGGAACCAACtattacttcattttcaacaattcTAGAAACTTTGATCGTAAGTGCTTTTAGTTCGGTCGTGTCAATCATCATGGAGTAGTTCATCAAGGTATCAATGGCATCGTGTAATTGAGATGTGGTTGGTTTCTCCAAAGGGCTAGCTCCATTATCCTCTTCGTCTTGCATTTCCTCGACCTCATTTCCCAGAATATCCGACAAGATTTCTTCATCGAAACCTTGAGTTACAGAAACTGCGTCATCGAAAGAGGCGACATCTTTAGCACACAaatctttgtaattttcatccAATCTGCTCAGTTGACGGTTGTATCATTCAACGCGCGAAACGGATCGTTGGATGATAGCGTGTTTTCATCGATCTCAGTAAATCCAGCTTTTTTGAAGCAGTTTTGAACGGTTTTCTCTGTTACCTCATCCCAAGCCAACACCAGCATCTTCATTGCATCCAACAGTGAAACTTGAGGGAGTTCCTTTTTCTTGTCAATTGCTTCAATCATCTTTTGGATCACTTTCACTGTGTACTTTGCTTTCAAAGAACGGATTACTCCTTGGTCCATTGGCTGAAGGACGGAGGTGGTGTTAGGAGGaaggaaaaaaatatcaattgCTCTTAACCCCCCGATTTCTGGATGAGCTGTGCAGTTGTCAATGATGAGGGCGATCCTACGATTGTCATTCTCCATTTTTTCATCAAGTTCCCTGACCCATTCTTCAAAGAGCGTTGAGTCCATCCAACTCTTCTTCTGGCCACGATAACGGCATGGCAATtgctttaagtttttaaaacatctcGGCTTTTGCGATTTTCCGATCACATACATAGGGAGTTTTTCCCCTTTCATGCTAGTGGAAGATTcgcaaaaacaattatttattttttacaagccAATGAACACCATGGATGTACAGTTCGCGTTACTGGAAAAGCAGTCAACCAAGAAGACACGAAAGGCATGAAAGTTCCATGTATCTTAATGTTTAAAGGACAGCGAGAATATGCAGATGTATTAAACAAAGAACTTAAGAAATATAGTTAAAAGAACCTGATATTGTTTTAAAggatatgtttttttcttttcttccagCGATCGAGCAAGCCATCTGATGCACTAAAGTCGGTCAATCCTAGCTCTTTCGCAAAACAAATAGCTTTGGTTTTCAAAACCGAGGCAGACACAGGAATGTTCTGAGCCCTTGCATTTCCCAGCCATTTGTAGTAAGCGTCATCAAGGTGTTCGTATGTTGACGGTTTAAATCTATGCCTCTTCTTTGTTGACGAATTCGAATCAACAGCTTcgtaaatctttttcttatgtTTAACCCAGTTTGAAACAGTTTGTTTGGACATTCCATGTTTAATAGCAACAGATGTAAGACTTTTGCCTTTATCAATTTCCTTGAGTATAGAGTTTTTGACCTAGCTCAGGCATGACTGCACACGTGAAGAAACAACCAATGTGTAGAATAGATTTGTTGACAAgtttttgattaatttttttttttttttttttttttgatagtcAATCTTAATATATTATATAGAATTATAAACGTTACAAGTGACaagaaaatagctagctaaacagcAAAACAAAGTTCTCCGTTTCTCAGACTGATATAGTACAGGCGATTGTGCGTAGTATAATCGAGTTTCAATATATTGAAAcgtaaaaaattttgaaaatctctcAGTTGACAAGTCGGCTCGTTGCATCTGATATCTCGAGACAATCAACATCTACTTTATCAACCTTCGTTTTGTATTTCTTGATCCTCGAATACAGAGTATTGCTGAACGCAGTAAACAAAATGATAATTTCGTCCGAAGCCAGTTTGTAACGGTACTTTGTTCTAGATTTGTTTTTTCCGCTACTTTATGCGGCAGAGTGGAGATAAAATGTTTTCTCTCGACTGGATCCCCCATATGGTGTGAAAATCAGCGGTGTAAATGATCCGTGTTCTACTTCTAGCACTCTTTGTCCATATGCACGTTTCTTGATGTTTTCATTCGATTTGAATGCATTAGGCAGTTTCTGATTGAAGTATGTCAAAGCGAATGggttaaatacaaaaaatgctCGTTGACCTCGTTGTCAGAATCCTCTAACGCTAATGTCGAGTCTAGCTTCATCTGTGGAGTTTGCATAATTGCTTAATTTTTCTCCAGTCAGCTGTTGTAAATGCGGTTCTGTTTCTACATCATTGGAAATCTCTTTAGATATTTTTGCCAAAGTATCTATTAATTCGTCGTGACGTTGATGAATATAGCCACCTTTGAGTTTTCAGTTTTTCGTTATTTGCATCAGTTTCTGTTTAGGAtttgtttttgatattattgtGTAACTGTTCGTCAAATTTATAAGACATTTCCTGTAGTTTAATTCTTTCTGCTAGTTGTTTTGTCATTTCAACAGAATTTTTATGTTCTCTCTTTAATGACTCGACTAATATCACAATTCCCATACCACCATAGCGAATTGGTAAACTCAGTAATATTCTCTCGTTTTCGGTACATTTATGTCCCTCTGTCAATGCTGGGATCAGTGTATTGTCGATAACATCGTCCAGTACTTTGACATACTTGCTCATATCCCCAAGTGTCCGGATAAAATAGTTAAATTTGTGTTGAAATCCACTTATGTAAGTAGCATAGGCAGCGTGTGGTTGAAAAAGAGCAATTTTAGCCAACTTCTTTATCTGAACAATCCATTCATTTACCAACCCAATGATGATCTCGTGTTCATAAAGCTGCCAAGATTTTTATTTCCATCTGTAGTGATGTTTATCTCCGTGTCACTACAGACTTCATCAGCTACTAATTTATGTTCATCCTCAGATATCTATTTGCTAGAGTCGCGCGACTAAAGCGAATGAGTGGAAACCGGCCTTTACTATTAACcatgatttttaaaatcaatgcaATGTCTTTTGTTTccagaaaaaaatatgaattcgAAGTTTTTGCCTCAAGGGACCGAGAAAAAGTGTACTATATAGCCGGCGTCCTAGTTATCCGGGGTCCCAGTATGCgaagtttttttttgcttgaaTAGGGTAAGCAAGTTCAAGAAAACGAGAAAAAGTGTGCTATATAGCGGGCGTCCTAGTTATCCGGTGTATCACTTATCAAGAGTATACTGTATTTCCGTATTACAGGACTTATTATACCAAATATCTTGCTAAAAGcaaggttttaaaaaataaatttcgcggGAGTTTAATTTCGCAAATGACGAATTGTGAAAGATTCTGGAGAATTATATTATAGTTATATGAAGAATGGAAGTAAAAATCTTCAAGATGACGATTGTGTTGCTGAAGTTAGTTTGTAATGATTCAtataaaatagaagaaaaaaaacgataaaaagtagaaaatgtgtcgattttttttaatgtctaaTTGAAAAAAGTCAATAAGTAGAGGatattttcaccacaaaaaataAGAGGAAAGTTGAACCCTTTAAAACTTATCTGCACCTAAattaacagcaaaaaaaattgtttgaacaACCTGTCCCAGGGCCAAAATTCGGCAAACTTTACTTTCTAACAAACCATATATCCGGTAACCGCATCGGAATTCGAAATGGTAGTCACAATTCCAAAACAAGAAGCTTAAAACTGCAAAGTTGCAACAAAGCTAAGCAAATTTTAGCACAGTTTCCAAGGTATAGCGTATATTTCTCGTAGTCTTGTGGTGCActattttcttttatatatatttatattatcaaaAGACGTAAGttttacgtctgtctgtctaatACATATTCTCAGAGCAAGGGAAATTACACCGCAGTTTCACCAAAATTTGTGCAACAAGTAGGGTTTAGCTAGCT from Hydractinia symbiolongicarpus strain clone_291-10 chromosome 12, HSymV2.1, whole genome shotgun sequence encodes the following:
- the LOC130621242 gene encoding tigger transposable element-derived protein 4-like codes for the protein MDSTLFEEWVRELDEKMENDNRRIALIIDNCTAHPEIGGLRAIDIFFLPPNTTSVLQPMDQGVIRSLKAKYTVKVIQKMIEAIDKKKELPQVSLLDAMKMLVLAWDEVTEKTVQNCFKKAGFTEIDENTLSSNDPFHVASFDDAVSVTQGFDEEILSDILGNEVEEMQDEEDNGASPLEKPTTSQLHDAIDTLMNYSMMIDTTELKALTIKVSRIVENEVIVGSRQSK